A genomic region of Kribbella sp. NBC_00382 contains the following coding sequences:
- a CDS encoding LysR family transcriptional regulator ArgP, producing the protein MQLDSAQLDTFAAVIDEGSFDAAARKLRITPSAVSQRIKAMESRLGHVLVQRTKPARATEAGEPVLRLARQVSLLEVEAIAAVKGRLEGLRIPIAVNADSLNNWFLPVLFAVPPELVTAFDLRQEDQDHSAELLRNGTVLAAVTGDPRPVQGCRVQPLGKMRYLSVATPEFADRWLAGKPLPEALETAPMIVFNAKDMLQHRLLRKVTRRRLDPPTHSIPAPGPFVRAIRLGLGWGMIEEEMVEDELADGRLVEVAHGKYVDVPLYWQHWKLDSAVLDALTAAVLHAAEAGLRTR; encoded by the coding sequence ATGCAGCTCGACTCGGCACAGCTGGACACCTTCGCGGCGGTGATCGACGAGGGCAGCTTCGACGCGGCGGCGCGCAAACTGCGGATCACCCCGTCGGCGGTCAGCCAGCGGATCAAAGCGATGGAGAGCCGCCTCGGCCACGTCCTGGTCCAGCGCACCAAACCCGCCCGCGCCACCGAAGCAGGTGAGCCGGTACTACGCCTCGCCCGCCAAGTCTCCTTGCTGGAAGTCGAAGCGATCGCCGCCGTCAAGGGAAGGCTGGAAGGCCTGAGAATCCCCATCGCGGTCAACGCCGACTCCCTCAACAACTGGTTCCTCCCCGTGCTCTTCGCCGTACCGCCCGAGCTGGTGACAGCGTTCGACCTGCGCCAGGAGGATCAGGACCACTCGGCCGAACTGCTCCGCAACGGCACCGTACTGGCCGCGGTCACCGGCGATCCCCGGCCGGTACAGGGTTGCCGGGTGCAGCCGCTCGGCAAGATGCGGTACCTGTCCGTCGCGACCCCTGAGTTCGCCGACCGCTGGCTAGCCGGCAAGCCGTTGCCCGAGGCACTCGAAACGGCGCCGATGATCGTCTTCAACGCCAAGGACATGCTCCAGCACCGGTTGCTCCGCAAGGTCACCCGGCGCCGGCTCGATCCGCCGACCCACTCGATCCCCGCGCCGGGGCCGTTCGTCCGGGCCATCCGGCTCGGCCTCGGCTGGGGGATGATCGAGGAGGAGATGGTGGAGGACGAGCTGGCCGACGGCCGCCTGGTAGAAGTTGCCCACGGCAAGTACGTCGACGTGCCGCTGTACTGGCAGCACTGGAAGCTCGACTCCGCCGTCCTGGACGCCCTCACCGCTGCTGTGCTCCATGCTGCTGAGGCAGGCCTGCGGACGCGTTAG
- a CDS encoding FAD-dependent monooxygenase, which yields MTNKTVLISGASVAGPALAFWLERFGYIPTVVERAPEPRPGGYAVDFRGASLKVLDRMGLLEQVQAKATELGEMTYVNEAGKPVAVMNSTVLSGELEVLRGDLVEILYDATRARVEYLFDDSITALTQDDTGVEVTFERGGSRRFELVIGADGLHSNVRRIAFGPESQYIHDLGYYNSVFTVSNHLGLDHTARFVNVPGKTAGTYSARDNTEAKALFYFASEPLKYDRHDAAAQQEILADAFAGVGWEVPRLLSGISSSPDWYFDSVSQIKMPSYSIGRIALAGDAGYCASPLSGMGTSLAIVGAYVLAGELAAAGGDHVRGFAAYEDRMRGFVEACQKQGKDSGQWFVPGSKAFLKLRNLNFRLLPYLPWRKLIDELPLKVGNSIDLPDYSANASAGLPQQHGAQQR from the coding sequence ATGACGAACAAGACGGTGCTGATCTCGGGTGCGAGCGTCGCCGGACCCGCGCTGGCCTTCTGGCTGGAGCGCTTCGGCTACATCCCGACCGTGGTGGAACGGGCACCGGAGCCCCGGCCCGGCGGCTACGCGGTGGACTTCCGCGGCGCCTCGCTGAAGGTGCTCGACCGGATGGGCCTGCTGGAGCAGGTCCAGGCGAAGGCGACCGAGCTGGGCGAGATGACGTACGTGAACGAGGCGGGCAAGCCGGTCGCGGTGATGAACTCGACGGTGCTCAGCGGCGAGCTCGAGGTCCTCCGCGGCGACCTGGTCGAGATCCTGTACGACGCGACGCGAGCTCGGGTGGAGTACCTCTTCGACGATTCGATCACCGCTCTGACGCAGGACGACACCGGTGTCGAGGTCACCTTCGAGCGCGGCGGGTCGCGGCGGTTCGAGCTGGTGATCGGCGCCGACGGGCTGCACTCGAACGTACGCCGGATCGCATTCGGGCCCGAGTCGCAGTACATCCATGATCTCGGCTACTACAACTCCGTCTTCACCGTCTCGAACCACTTGGGGCTGGACCACACAGCCCGGTTCGTGAATGTGCCGGGCAAGACGGCCGGCACCTACAGTGCGCGGGACAACACGGAGGCGAAGGCACTCTTCTACTTCGCGTCGGAGCCGTTGAAGTACGACCGGCACGACGCGGCGGCACAGCAGGAGATCCTTGCTGATGCGTTCGCGGGGGTTGGGTGGGAGGTACCGCGACTGTTGTCGGGGATTTCGTCGTCGCCGGATTGGTACTTCGATTCGGTCAGCCAGATCAAGATGCCGAGCTACTCGATCGGGCGGATCGCCTTGGCCGGTGATGCGGGGTACTGCGCCTCGCCGCTGTCCGGGATGGGAACCAGTCTCGCGATCGTGGGAGCGTATGTGCTGGCGGGTGAGTTGGCGGCGGCTGGCGGGGATCACGTGCGTGGCTTTGCAGCGTACGAGGATCGCATGCGCGGGTTCGTCGAAGCTTGCCAGAAGCAGGGAAAGGACAGTGGCCAGTGGTTCGTGCCTGGTAGCAAGGCGTTTCTGAAGCTCCGCAACCTGAACTTCAGGCTGTTGCCGTACTTGCCCTGGCGCAAGCTGATCGACGAGCTGCCGTTGAAGGTGGGCAACTCGATCGACCTGCCGGACTACTCGGCTAACGCGTCCGCAGGCCTGCCTCAGCAGCATGGAGCACAGCAGCGGTGA
- a CDS encoding LysE/ArgO family amino acid transporter gives MPLLAGFATTLSLIVAIGAQNAFVLRQGLRREHVLPVVLICSLSDALLISSGIAGLGALITSSQTALHIARYGGALFLLTYAAIAARRAFNPAVLTPAEHTPTALRSVVLTCLGFTYLNPHVYLDTVVLLGSLANQRGADGRWIYGLGSVAASFAWFSTLGFFARKLGPIFARPRSWQYLDGTIALLMATLATWMLLG, from the coding sequence ATGCCCCTCCTCGCCGGTTTCGCCACGACGCTGTCGCTGATCGTTGCGATCGGCGCGCAGAACGCCTTCGTACTCCGTCAGGGTCTGCGCCGCGAACACGTGCTGCCGGTGGTACTGATCTGCTCGCTGTCCGACGCCCTCCTCATCTCGAGCGGCATCGCCGGCCTCGGCGCCCTCATCACCAGCAGCCAAACCGCTCTGCACATCGCCCGCTACGGAGGCGCCCTCTTCCTCCTCACCTACGCCGCGATCGCCGCCCGCCGAGCCTTCAACCCGGCCGTTCTCACTCCCGCTGAGCACACCCCGACCGCGCTTCGCAGCGTCGTACTCACCTGCCTCGGCTTCACCTACCTCAATCCGCACGTCTACCTGGACACGGTCGTCCTGCTCGGCTCGCTGGCCAACCAACGCGGCGCCGACGGCCGCTGGATCTACGGCCTCGGCTCGGTCGCCGCCAGCTTCGCCTGGTTCTCCACCCTCGGCTTCTTCGCCCGCAAACTGGGCCCGATCTTCGCCCGCCCGCGCTCGTGGCAATACCTGGACGGCACGATCGCCCTTCTGATGGCTACGTTGGCCACATGGATGCTGCTGGGATAA
- a CDS encoding pyridoxal-phosphate dependent enzyme, protein MLWHSNPSARTWRTTAAPADVLTFHQGLDGYRPTPLTPVPVLAAELGVAEVLVKDESQRLGLPAFKALGAWWAIHRALQDQPATTELVTATDGNHGRAVARMAAMLGLKAHVFIPAVVSERAIEAIRSEGAVVTIVDDSYDAAVAAAADMATGERLLIQDSAWPGYEAIPQYIVDGYSTLFREIDVEPDLVVVPMGVGSIAQAAVTHYRSGSVTPALLGVEPANAACVTSSLEADDLVTISTGQTVMAGLNCGTPSSLAWPVLRAGLDAAVTVEEHEAIRAVQDLGRAGISSGASGAATLAGLRAARELLPLTGSSRVVLISTEAAS, encoded by the coding sequence GTGCTTTGGCATAGCAACCCGTCCGCAAGGACATGGCGTACTACGGCTGCGCCCGCTGACGTACTCACCTTCCACCAGGGCCTCGACGGCTACCGCCCGACCCCGCTGACCCCAGTACCGGTCCTGGCGGCTGAGCTTGGCGTAGCGGAGGTCCTGGTCAAGGATGAGTCGCAGCGGCTCGGCCTGCCCGCTTTCAAGGCGCTCGGAGCCTGGTGGGCGATCCACCGTGCGCTGCAAGACCAGCCGGCGACCACAGAGCTCGTCACCGCGACCGACGGCAACCACGGTCGAGCAGTAGCCCGAATGGCCGCGATGCTCGGGCTCAAGGCACACGTGTTCATCCCTGCCGTGGTCAGCGAGCGCGCGATCGAGGCCATCCGCTCGGAAGGCGCCGTTGTCACCATCGTCGACGACTCGTACGACGCTGCGGTGGCTGCTGCCGCCGATATGGCGACAGGGGAGAGGCTGCTCATTCAGGACTCGGCATGGCCCGGGTATGAGGCCATCCCGCAGTACATCGTCGACGGGTACTCGACGCTGTTCCGTGAGATCGATGTCGAGCCAGACCTTGTCGTAGTACCGATGGGTGTCGGCTCTATTGCCCAGGCTGCTGTCACCCACTACCGCAGTGGCTCAGTGACTCCTGCCCTGCTCGGGGTAGAGCCGGCGAACGCGGCCTGCGTCACCAGCAGCTTGGAGGCCGATGACCTGGTTACTATCTCCACAGGTCAGACGGTGATGGCAGGCCTGAACTGCGGTACGCCCTCAAGCCTCGCCTGGCCGGTACTGCGGGCCGGGCTGGACGCAGCAGTCACAGTGGAGGAGCACGAGGCGATCCGCGCTGTCCAGGACCTCGGCAGAGCAGGGATCTCCTCTGGTGCCAGTGGAGCCGCCACGCTGGCCGGCCTCCGAGCAGCGCGCGAGCTGCTGCCGCTGACCGGGTCCAGCAGGGTCGTGTTGATCAGTACGGAGGCTGCCTCGTGA
- a CDS encoding SDR family oxidoreductase — protein MDGKALAGKVTLVAGGTRAAGRGIAVQLGAAGATVYVTGRSTRAQRSEMDRPETIEETAELVDKAGGRGIAVRVDHTDPEQVKALVERIEAEQGALHVLVNDIWGQTGEPSWDKSVWESPLDDGLRLLRLGVETHAITSHFALPLLIKSPGGLVIEMTDGTDEYNATNYRVSFFYDVAKGAVSRMAFALAHELKPHKTTSILLTPGWLRSEAMLDGFGVTEDNWRDATERIPHFAISESPSYVGRAVAALAADPDVSRYHGKSLSSGELAKIYGFTDLDGSQPDAWRYIVEVESQGKPADTTGYR, from the coding sequence ATGGATGGGAAGGCCTTGGCGGGCAAAGTGACGTTGGTGGCTGGGGGGACGCGGGCCGCCGGGCGCGGCATCGCGGTTCAGCTTGGTGCGGCCGGCGCGACCGTCTACGTGACGGGCCGGTCCACCAGGGCGCAGCGTTCGGAGATGGATCGACCCGAGACGATCGAGGAGACCGCTGAGCTCGTCGACAAAGCCGGCGGTCGCGGGATCGCAGTACGGGTTGATCACACCGATCCCGAGCAGGTGAAGGCGCTCGTCGAGCGGATCGAGGCCGAACAGGGCGCGTTGCACGTCCTCGTGAACGACATCTGGGGCCAGACCGGCGAACCGAGCTGGGACAAGTCCGTCTGGGAGTCGCCGCTCGACGACGGGCTCAGGCTGCTGCGGCTCGGGGTCGAGACGCACGCGATCACCAGCCACTTCGCGTTGCCGTTGCTGATCAAGTCGCCCGGCGGCCTGGTGATCGAGATGACCGACGGCACGGACGAGTACAACGCGACCAACTACCGCGTCTCGTTCTTCTACGACGTCGCCAAGGGCGCGGTCAGCCGGATGGCGTTCGCGCTGGCCCACGAGCTGAAGCCGCACAAAACGACCTCGATCCTGCTCACCCCCGGCTGGTTGCGTTCGGAGGCGATGCTCGACGGCTTCGGCGTCACCGAGGACAACTGGCGCGACGCGACCGAACGGATCCCACACTTCGCGATCTCGGAGAGTCCCTCGTACGTCGGTCGCGCGGTGGCAGCACTGGCCGCGGACCCCGACGTTTCCCGGTACCACGGCAAGTCACTGTCGAGCGGCGAACTGGCCAAGATCTACGGCTTCACCGACCTGGACGGCAGCCAGCCCGACGCCTGGCGCTACATCGTCGAGGTCGAGTCCCAGGGCAAGCCTGCCGACACCACCGGCTACCGCTGA
- a CDS encoding alpha/beta hydrolase: MDAAGIRGELVTQTFDYDGGRQVTVYVPPSPPEAIVFAGDGQLISSWGGTLEAADVPPTMIVGAHHTSDPDEMARIKEYSPSFDEERFAAHEHFFVQDVRTWVQSHFGLALPPERTAVCGVSASGELSLALGLRHPDIYGHIFSASPGGGYHPPAVLPPHLPRTYLVAGTQEPWFLENATRWLTALQAANADVILTERPGNHGDPFWQAEFPLMVAWAFSGHE; this comes from the coding sequence ATGGATGCTGCTGGGATAAGAGGCGAACTCGTCACGCAGACCTTCGACTACGACGGCGGCCGCCAAGTCACGGTCTACGTCCCACCGTCCCCACCCGAGGCAATCGTGTTCGCCGGCGACGGCCAACTGATCTCCTCCTGGGGCGGCACCCTGGAGGCGGCCGACGTCCCACCCACCATGATCGTCGGCGCCCACCACACAAGCGATCCGGATGAGATGGCGCGCATCAAGGAGTACTCACCCTCCTTCGACGAGGAACGATTCGCGGCCCACGAACACTTCTTCGTCCAGGACGTCCGCACCTGGGTGCAATCCCACTTCGGCCTGGCCCTGCCCCCCGAACGCACGGCCGTCTGCGGCGTCTCAGCCAGCGGAGAACTATCCCTAGCCCTAGGCCTCCGCCACCCAGACATCTACGGCCACATCTTCTCCGCCTCCCCCGGCGGCGGCTACCACCCACCCGCAGTACTCCCGCCCCACCTCCCCCGCACCTACCTAGTGGCTGGCACCCAAGAACCCTGGTTCCTAGAAAACGCCACCCGCTGGCTAACCGCCCTCCAAGCCGCCAACGCCGACGTCATCCTCACCGAACGCCCCGGCAACCACGGCGACCCTTTCTGGCAAGCCGAATTCCCCCTGATGGTGGCGTGGGCCTTCTCAGGCCACGAGTAA
- a CDS encoding DUF3224 domain-containing protein, whose protein sequence is MSEKSTAVAGVRETVAAFSIELQPGDSLLEATGRFDFTKVWTGGMDGTSAGVMLSAGDPGAGKAGYVALELFQGRIDGLSGSVVLQQFGSMDGETTLYYEFAPGSGSGELAGIRGSVEIDTSGGGHDVRVRYRLG, encoded by the coding sequence ATGTCTGAGAAATCGACGGCTGTGGCTGGGGTTCGGGAGACGGTGGCGGCGTTCAGCATTGAGCTGCAACCCGGGGATTCGTTGCTGGAGGCAACTGGGCGGTTTGATTTCACGAAGGTGTGGACTGGGGGGATGGATGGGACCAGCGCCGGGGTGATGTTGTCGGCGGGGGATCCGGGGGCGGGGAAGGCGGGGTATGTGGCGCTTGAGTTGTTTCAGGGGCGGATTGATGGGCTGAGCGGCAGTGTGGTGCTGCAGCAGTTTGGGTCTATGGATGGGGAGACGACCCTGTACTACGAGTTCGCGCCGGGCTCCGGATCCGGGGAACTGGCCGGGATCAGGGGCAGCGTCGAGATCGACACGTCTGGTGGGGGTCATGACGTGCGGGTGCGCTACCGGCTGGGCTGA
- a CDS encoding MBL fold metallo-hydrolase, with the protein MDVTVLCDAVAVFPEKVETALPGWSAAQQEWTVGAAPGNVAADGGWWLHFHSYLVTSAAGVVLVDTGIGPAGGEAAEWLGTAGRLPSLLEAAGVSAAEVDTVVLTHIHLDHAGWNMAAAVPRFTNATYVVQQAEVEHARGSATYERLVRPLADAGQLRTVDGEVSLDSVVRLLPTPGHTPGHQCVVTSRAVLGGDVLVHPAQARWPELTYVYERDPAIAVTSRHAVLALAAATGVPIAAAHPHAALTSSALPLPASGSGREVCSPYKL; encoded by the coding sequence GTGGACGTGACGGTCTTGTGTGATGCGGTGGCGGTGTTTCCGGAGAAGGTGGAGACCGCGCTGCCTGGGTGGTCGGCTGCGCAGCAGGAGTGGACGGTGGGGGCTGCGCCGGGGAATGTGGCGGCTGATGGTGGGTGGTGGCTGCATTTTCATAGTTACTTGGTGACTTCGGCGGCTGGGGTTGTGCTGGTTGATACGGGGATCGGGCCGGCTGGAGGGGAGGCGGCTGAGTGGTTGGGGACGGCTGGGCGGTTGCCTTCGTTGCTCGAGGCGGCTGGGGTGTCGGCTGCGGAGGTCGACACTGTGGTGTTGACGCACATCCACCTGGATCACGCGGGGTGGAATATGGCCGCGGCTGTACCGCGGTTCACGAACGCGACGTATGTGGTGCAGCAGGCTGAGGTGGAGCATGCGCGGGGGTCGGCGACGTATGAGCGGTTGGTTCGGCCGCTTGCTGATGCTGGGCAGTTGCGGACGGTGGACGGAGAGGTGTCGCTCGACAGTGTGGTGCGGTTGTTGCCTACGCCGGGGCACACGCCTGGGCATCAGTGCGTGGTGACTTCTCGGGCGGTGCTCGGGGGTGATGTGCTGGTGCATCCGGCGCAGGCGCGGTGGCCGGAGCTGACGTATGTCTACGAGAGGGACCCTGCGATTGCGGTGACGTCGCGGCACGCAGTACTGGCGTTGGCGGCGGCTACCGGAGTACCGATTGCTGCTGCGCATCCGCATGCGGCGCTGACCAGCTCTGCTTTGCCCTTGCCCGCTTCGGGTTCTGGCAGGGAGGTCTGCTCGCCGTACAAGCTCTAG
- a CDS encoding MFS transporter — protein MPRSLSARIVAFEALQDFIPLYPVYQLLFTDHGLSATEVSSLFIIWSTTAFLLEVPSGAWADVFSRRKLLVLGTLVRGLGFAGWIVVPSYAGFALGFVLWGISSALISGTFEALVYDELAARGAADRYAGLIGRAKSAALVLNLAATALAAPLFKLGGYPLLGAVSVLSCLAQAAVALSLPEATPVATADETKEMEAETDSLAGEELPGAHLAGASPMGGSSPGDSVFARYVVMLRAGLSEVTTSRVVRKAVVLVALLGGFLAFDEYFPLLARGIGASTALVPLLIAGTVAAQAIGGALAGPAYRMRGWLLGVGLALSAGMLAWGALSGTASGFVPIAIGYGVMQLVIIVAEARLQDAITGPARATVTSVSGLFAEVFAVMVYAGFALGAVRFALPVLVAGLTIPLFVTALITPAALPPPASQHEEG, from the coding sequence GTGCCGCGCAGTCTGTCGGCACGCATCGTCGCCTTCGAGGCGCTGCAGGACTTCATCCCGCTGTATCCGGTGTACCAGTTGCTGTTCACCGATCACGGGCTCTCGGCGACGGAGGTCTCGTCGCTGTTCATCATCTGGTCGACGACCGCTTTCCTGCTCGAGGTGCCTTCTGGGGCCTGGGCGGATGTCTTCTCCCGACGCAAACTGCTGGTGCTCGGCACGCTTGTCCGCGGCCTGGGCTTCGCCGGCTGGATCGTCGTTCCCTCGTACGCCGGGTTCGCGCTCGGCTTCGTCCTGTGGGGAATCAGCTCCGCGCTGATCTCTGGCACGTTCGAAGCCCTCGTGTACGACGAACTCGCCGCGCGGGGAGCCGCCGACCGGTACGCCGGCCTGATCGGTCGGGCGAAGTCGGCCGCGTTGGTACTGAACCTCGCGGCGACCGCGTTGGCAGCACCGCTGTTCAAGCTCGGCGGCTACCCGTTGCTGGGTGCCGTCAGCGTGCTCAGCTGCCTTGCCCAGGCAGCAGTAGCGCTGTCCCTACCTGAGGCGACCCCTGTCGCCACAGCCGACGAAACAAAGGAGATGGAGGCCGAGACTGACAGCCTGGCTGGAGAAGAGTTGCCCGGAGCGCACCTGGCCGGTGCGAGCCCCATGGGTGGGAGCTCGCCTGGCGACAGTGTCTTTGCACGGTACGTGGTGATGTTGCGGGCGGGGTTGTCGGAGGTGACAACCAGCCGCGTTGTCCGCAAGGCTGTCGTGCTCGTTGCCCTGCTCGGCGGTTTCCTGGCATTCGACGAGTACTTCCCCTTGCTGGCAAGGGGAATCGGCGCATCGACGGCCTTGGTGCCGTTGCTGATCGCCGGCACGGTTGCTGCTCAGGCGATCGGGGGCGCGCTCGCGGGTCCGGCGTACCGGATGCGTGGGTGGCTGCTCGGCGTCGGGCTGGCGTTGTCGGCCGGGATGCTGGCGTGGGGCGCGTTGAGCGGGACGGCCAGTGGGTTCGTGCCGATCGCGATCGGCTACGGCGTGATGCAGCTGGTCATCATCGTCGCCGAGGCGCGGCTGCAGGATGCCATCACGGGTCCGGCGCGCGCGACGGTGACGTCGGTGTCGGGTCTGTTCGCCGAGGTCTTCGCGGTCATGGTCTACGCCGGGTTCGCGCTGGGAGCGGTCAGGTTCGCGCTGCCTGTCTTGGTGGCCGGTCTGACGATCCCGTTGTTCGTGACTGCACTAATCACGCCGGCGGCGCTACCGCCGCCGGCTTCACAACACGAGGAGGGATGA
- a CDS encoding MerR family transcriptional regulator: MAEHLTVGRVAELAGVSVRTLHHYDEIGLVQPSARTAGGYRAYSAGDVERLREVLVYRRLGFGLREIAALVDDPDIDAVAHLQRQYGLLLEQRDRAAAMVTAIDTELKERAMGIKATPEAQLKVFGAQLYEAIGPAYPATRRTEPRIAARIWDALGDAQTVLNVGAGAGSYEPADRDVTAVEPSAVMRAQRPAGAAPCVDASAERLPFEDQSFDAAMAVSTVHHWHDPIAGLRELRRVARRVVVFTHDASDPGWRHRFWLTRDYLPEVAGLVAGRPSVDQLADAIGGRIEPVLIPWDCADGFFEAYWRRPEAYLDDQVRRAVSVWTRVGPDAEQRAVDSLREDLASGRWAELNSELIALDAAELGLRLLVA, encoded by the coding sequence ATGGCGGAACACCTGACCGTTGGGCGCGTGGCCGAGTTGGCCGGCGTGAGCGTCCGCACACTGCATCACTATGACGAGATCGGCCTGGTGCAGCCGTCCGCGCGGACCGCGGGCGGCTACCGGGCCTATTCGGCAGGCGACGTGGAGCGACTGCGGGAGGTGCTCGTCTACCGCCGGCTGGGCTTCGGATTGCGCGAGATAGCCGCGCTGGTGGACGACCCGGACATCGACGCGGTCGCGCACCTCCAACGGCAGTACGGGCTACTGCTCGAGCAACGCGACCGGGCCGCGGCCATGGTGACGGCCATCGACACTGAACTGAAGGAGCGGGCGATGGGGATCAAGGCGACGCCAGAGGCGCAACTGAAGGTGTTCGGTGCGCAGTTGTACGAAGCCATCGGGCCTGCCTACCCGGCGACGCGGCGTACCGAGCCGCGGATCGCCGCGAGGATCTGGGATGCGCTCGGGGATGCCCAGACGGTACTGAACGTCGGGGCGGGCGCTGGATCGTACGAACCCGCCGACCGCGACGTGACCGCAGTGGAACCGTCGGCAGTCATGCGGGCACAGCGTCCAGCGGGCGCGGCCCCTTGCGTGGACGCCAGCGCGGAGAGGCTGCCGTTCGAGGATCAGTCCTTCGACGCCGCGATGGCCGTCAGCACGGTTCACCACTGGCACGACCCGATCGCCGGCCTGCGCGAGCTGCGACGCGTGGCGCGCCGGGTGGTGGTGTTCACTCACGATGCCAGCGACCCCGGTTGGCGTCACCGGTTCTGGCTCACCCGCGACTACTTGCCTGAGGTTGCCGGTCTCGTCGCAGGCCGCCCTTCGGTGGACCAACTGGCCGATGCCATCGGCGGCCGGATTGAGCCGGTGCTCATTCCGTGGGACTGCGCTGACGGCTTCTTCGAGGCCTATTGGCGCCGGCCCGAGGCGTACCTGGACGACCAGGTACGTCGCGCAGTTTCTGTATGGACCAGAGTCGGACCGGACGCCGAGCAGCGGGCAGTCGACAGCCTCCGCGAAGACCTCGCCTCAGGTCGCTGGGCCGAGCTCAACAGCGAACTCATCGCGCTCGACGCCGCAGAACTCGGCCTCCGCTTACTCGTGGCCTGA
- a CDS encoding DUF4865 family protein, which yields MYAMQYELNLPTDYDMGIIRRRVETFGDRTDDFGGLGIKAYLVQDQANGAVVNQYAPFYLWNDAAGMSRFLWGGGFFSGICQSFGRPSVRQWTGAAVMAGGDVDQPAVSATKNVWQLPAEVDPTEPVAEARAALERMVEMPGVHSSAIAVDPGRWELVHFTLWSGEPGTVPGTRYQVLHLSTPGTKQLFG from the coding sequence ATGTACGCGATGCAGTACGAGCTGAATCTTCCGACGGACTACGACATGGGGATCATCCGGCGCCGGGTGGAGACATTCGGGGATCGGACGGATGACTTCGGCGGGCTGGGGATCAAGGCGTACCTGGTGCAGGACCAGGCGAACGGGGCGGTGGTCAATCAGTACGCGCCGTTCTATCTGTGGAACGACGCGGCGGGGATGAGCCGGTTCCTGTGGGGTGGTGGGTTCTTCAGTGGGATCTGTCAGTCGTTCGGGCGGCCGAGTGTGCGGCAGTGGACCGGGGCTGCGGTGATGGCCGGGGGTGATGTGGATCAGCCGGCGGTGAGTGCGACGAAGAACGTGTGGCAGTTGCCGGCTGAGGTCGACCCGACTGAGCCGGTCGCGGAGGCGAGGGCGGCGTTGGAGCGGATGGTGGAGATGCCGGGTGTCCACAGTTCGGCGATCGCGGTGGATCCGGGGCGGTGGGAGTTGGTGCACTTCACTTTGTGGAGTGGCGAACCGGGGACCGTGCCGGGGACGCGGTACCAGGTGCTGCACTTATCCACACCCGGAACAAAGCAGCTGTTCGGGTAG
- a CDS encoding GNAT family N-acetyltransferase — protein sequence MIEYRTRFPVDDAQLSMLHALAFEYQVEVQPWSERLERHALTWIGAFSNDQLVGFVQVCWDGGAHAFVLDTAVHPSYGRQGIGKELVRIAADESKAAGCEWLHVDYEPHLTDFYVKACGFSPTEAALLKLR from the coding sequence GTGATCGAGTACCGGACCCGCTTCCCAGTGGACGACGCCCAGCTGTCCATGCTGCATGCGCTCGCCTTCGAGTACCAGGTAGAGGTGCAGCCGTGGAGCGAGCGGCTCGAGCGGCATGCGCTCACCTGGATCGGCGCCTTTAGCAACGATCAGCTGGTCGGGTTCGTACAGGTCTGCTGGGACGGCGGCGCGCACGCGTTCGTACTCGACACCGCCGTCCACCCGTCGTACGGGCGTCAGGGCATCGGCAAGGAGCTGGTTCGCATCGCCGCCGACGAGTCGAAGGCAGCGGGTTGCGAGTGGCTGCATGTCGACTACGAGCCGCACCTCACGGACTTCTACGTCAAGGCTTGCGGCTTCTCGCCCACCGAAGCGGCTCTCCTCAAGCTTCGCTGA
- a CDS encoding TetR/AcrR family transcriptional regulator, translating to MVKAGKPVPGRSGRPRAGEERLSRLTILEAALRIVDTEGLDAMTMRRLASTLGVNPMSIYHHLPNKAAVFAGLAELVFSQLESTPPDDSVPWQDELKAAAAAYRDALRAHPNLALQVLSDTSAVSDVVVVTVEPFYRALDRAGAEPRQIVEAVNTIIDFIHGFSLGEAAVRNDTFDLAPDLLTRVSNLPPGKAPTLTRVVTELGADGLAYDFNTGFATGIALLVDGIASRYAL from the coding sequence ATGGTTAAAGCTGGCAAGCCGGTTCCGGGCCGATCGGGACGGCCAAGGGCGGGAGAGGAGCGGCTGAGCCGGCTCACGATCCTTGAGGCCGCGCTGCGCATCGTCGACACCGAGGGGCTGGACGCGATGACGATGCGCCGCCTCGCCTCGACCCTCGGCGTGAACCCGATGTCGATCTACCACCACCTGCCGAACAAGGCAGCCGTCTTCGCCGGCCTGGCCGAACTCGTCTTCTCGCAACTGGAGTCCACCCCGCCGGACGACAGCGTCCCGTGGCAAGACGAACTCAAAGCCGCTGCCGCCGCCTACCGCGACGCCCTACGCGCCCACCCGAATCTCGCCCTACAGGTCCTCTCGGACACGTCAGCGGTCTCGGACGTCGTCGTAGTCACCGTCGAACCGTTCTACCGAGCCCTGGACCGAGCCGGCGCCGAACCCCGCCAGATCGTCGAGGCCGTCAACACGATCATCGACTTCATCCACGGCTTCAGCCTCGGCGAAGCCGCCGTCCGCAACGACACCTTCGACCTAGCCCCCGACCTACTAACCCGAGTCAGCAACCTCCCACCCGGCAAGGCCCCCACCCTCACCCGCGTGGTGACCGAACTCGGCGCGGACGGATTGGCCTACGACTTCAACACCGGCTTCGCCACTGGCATCGCGCTACTCGTCGACGGAATAGCCAGCCGGTACGCCCTCTGA